Proteins found in one Bacteroidota bacterium genomic segment:
- a CDS encoding T9SS type A sorting domain-containing protein has product MRMNSRWAAFFLALLAGWYVTFHPGDGVRSGGYPGRLKPESETGRSGALEALDFWTRARAYPDPDISPSKFYKAYLRSRQLAKESGRSPESAQSWQSIGPTNLPGRTISIAINPLNGNTVYLGSASGGLWRSHTGGLGGDWTRVVTGYPVLGVGAIAIDPQDTNTIFIGTGEVYRYEAALGGLVLRTTRGSYGIGILKTTNGGSTWAKSLDWTFNQERGVEAIRINRLNGNTVLAATTEGLYRSSDRGQTWTQTLPLPMAEDLLYNVSDTSRVLATLGNFNSSGEGLFRSTDGGENWNSIPTFPDFSGKALLESYPPNPNTVYASVADSTTGVSSLWRSGDFGSNWSSISAQDVAGVQGWYSHFVAIKPDDSSRVVRAGVAIYYSTDGGTTITQSSGSYSDHHSFAHHPADPNILYAVNDDGVYRSTNFGVSFTSVGAGMQTGQFYNGFSNSGSDSLLAIGQVQDHIPGYKYGGSLTWTRTALDECGWTAINPLNDNTMFAVNRNGGSVGRSTNRGASFSTVASFAGNGSWNSPLVLSPSDTNVLYMGLDRIYKSTNRGTTWASTNTTGFLDGNLALSMAISSTSPDTLYVGKAPFGARSHLYMTPNGGGTWTDITGSLPDRYPLDLAVDPHDSRKVYAAFGGANSGHVFRSSDAGQNWTDITGTLPDIPTTAVFVDPLNPGVVFAGNDIGVYVSTDAGASWNQFSDGLPDAVLIADLSLSPSNRMLRATTHGNGVYQRRMPGTGASLALTSPNGGESWAVNSLHAITWSSSFIGSVRLDYSTNGGGSWLPVADSLAASGGTYSWLVPFPPTQLARLRITSLGGPLLKDTSDAAFAITFQGSVVSLGTGWNMVSLPVKSSDARTGILFPAASSPAFAYVGAYQIKDTLANGPGYWLRYPSAHQVPVTGDSILADTIAVDPGWNLIGSISVPLRVSAITSSPPGLVISHTFWYSSGYQVADTIHPGQGHWIKTSGAGSLFLGPQLAKGSFGESAHAELERLNRITINDAAGSEQTLYFGSRDGRIDAGKYVMPPSPPGGLDARFASQSMIALSSPGTRTSIGVSLGGAVYPLSIRSHLREGSASILFDGGGQALSDGQSVTIGHPTAHLTLEMQSVPPLALPESFALLQNYPNPFNPSTEIRYRVPVDGRVVLRVYDLLGRAVATLVDERKAPGEYAVRWDAGAMPTGIYYYTLNAGAFHQTRSMALVR; this is encoded by the coding sequence ATGAGAATGAATTCGAGATGGGCAGCCTTCTTCCTTGCGCTCCTGGCCGGATGGTACGTTACGTTTCATCCGGGAGACGGAGTCCGGTCCGGCGGATACCCCGGCCGGCTGAAACCCGAATCCGAAACCGGGAGGTCGGGCGCACTTGAAGCGTTGGATTTCTGGACTCGCGCGCGGGCATACCCCGACCCGGACATTTCTCCTTCAAAATTCTATAAGGCTTATCTTCGCTCAAGACAACTGGCCAAGGAATCGGGCCGCTCCCCCGAGTCGGCCCAGTCGTGGCAATCGATTGGACCGACCAACCTCCCCGGAAGGACGATCAGCATCGCGATCAACCCGCTCAACGGGAACACCGTGTACCTCGGCTCTGCGAGCGGCGGCCTCTGGCGGTCTCACACCGGAGGACTGGGAGGCGATTGGACCCGGGTCGTAACCGGATATCCGGTCCTGGGGGTGGGAGCCATTGCGATCGACCCTCAAGACACGAATACCATCTTTATCGGCACGGGGGAGGTCTACCGGTACGAAGCGGCTCTCGGCGGCCTCGTCCTCCGAACCACGCGCGGAAGTTACGGGATAGGCATCCTCAAGACGACGAATGGAGGATCGACATGGGCGAAGAGCCTTGACTGGACGTTCAACCAGGAACGCGGAGTCGAGGCGATACGGATCAACCGGTTGAACGGCAACACAGTCCTTGCCGCCACGACCGAGGGGCTCTACAGGAGTTCCGACCGCGGTCAGACATGGACTCAAACCCTTCCGCTCCCGATGGCGGAGGATCTTCTTTACAATGTGTCGGATACTTCGCGGGTCCTCGCCACGCTGGGCAATTTCAACAGCTCCGGTGAAGGCCTGTTCCGGTCCACTGACGGAGGAGAGAACTGGAATTCAATCCCGACCTTCCCCGATTTCAGCGGAAAGGCCCTTCTGGAATCATACCCTCCGAATCCGAACACCGTTTACGCAAGCGTCGCCGACAGCACCACAGGCGTGAGCTCCCTCTGGAGGTCCGGAGATTTCGGCTCAAACTGGAGTTCGATCAGCGCGCAGGACGTCGCGGGCGTTCAGGGGTGGTATTCTCATTTCGTGGCGATCAAGCCCGACGATTCCTCGCGCGTCGTCCGCGCCGGGGTAGCCATTTATTATTCGACAGACGGCGGCACGACTATAACCCAGAGCTCCGGCTCGTATTCGGACCATCACTCGTTCGCCCACCACCCGGCCGATCCGAACATCCTCTACGCCGTGAATGACGACGGCGTCTACCGTTCGACGAACTTCGGTGTCAGCTTCACGAGCGTGGGAGCCGGCATGCAAACGGGCCAGTTTTATAACGGCTTCTCGAATTCGGGATCCGATTCTCTTCTTGCGATCGGACAGGTTCAGGACCACATCCCCGGATACAAGTATGGCGGCAGCCTCACATGGACCCGGACTGCACTCGACGAGTGCGGCTGGACTGCCATCAACCCGCTCAACGACAACACGATGTTCGCAGTCAACCGTAACGGAGGGAGTGTCGGAAGATCGACCAACCGCGGCGCCTCATTCTCCACGGTGGCTTCATTCGCAGGGAACGGAAGCTGGAATTCGCCCCTGGTGCTCTCCCCTTCCGACACGAATGTCCTTTACATGGGATTGGACCGGATCTACAAGAGTACGAACCGCGGCACGACCTGGGCCTCGACCAATACCACGGGGTTTCTCGACGGCAACCTCGCGCTTTCGATGGCGATCTCCTCCACAAGCCCCGACACGCTCTACGTCGGAAAGGCGCCGTTCGGCGCCCGTTCCCATCTCTACATGACTCCGAACGGAGGGGGAACCTGGACCGACATCACCGGCTCGCTGCCGGACAGGTATCCATTGGATCTGGCCGTCGACCCGCATGATTCCCGCAAAGTGTACGCCGCATTCGGGGGGGCAAATTCGGGCCACGTCTTCCGTTCGAGCGACGCCGGTCAGAACTGGACGGACATTACCGGGACGCTGCCCGATATTCCGACGACCGCCGTCTTCGTAGATCCTCTCAATCCAGGCGTCGTTTTCGCGGGGAACGACATCGGCGTCTATGTCTCGACCGACGCGGGTGCGAGCTGGAACCAGTTCTCGGACGGGTTGCCCGACGCGGTCCTCATCGCCGACCTCTCCCTCTCGCCCTCCAACAGAATGCTCCGGGCGACGACGCACGGCAATGGTGTCTACCAGCGCAGGATGCCCGGGACGGGCGCCTCCCTCGCGCTGACCTCCCCCAACGGAGGCGAAAGTTGGGCCGTGAACAGCCTGCACGCGATCACATGGTCGTCTTCATTCATCGGCTCCGTCCGTCTCGATTATTCCACGAATGGCGGCGGGAGCTGGCTTCCGGTTGCCGACTCTCTCGCGGCCTCGGGGGGAACGTACTCCTGGCTCGTCCCCTTCCCTCCCACCCAACTGGCGCGGCTACGGATCACCTCCCTCGGCGGCCCGTTACTCAAGGATACGAGCGACGCCGCCTTTGCGATCACGTTCCAGGGTTCGGTCGTCTCCCTTGGAACCGGCTGGAACATGGTTTCGCTGCCGGTTAAATCCTCCGACGCGCGTACGGGAATCCTCTTCCCGGCCGCATCCTCTCCGGCCTTTGCTTACGTCGGGGCCTATCAGATCAAAGACACACTGGCGAACGGCCCGGGATACTGGCTCCGGTACCCCTCGGCCCATCAGGTGCCCGTCACGGGCGACTCGATCCTCGCCGATACGATTGCCGTCGATCCCGGGTGGAATCTCATCGGTTCCATCTCGGTTCCACTCCGAGTCTCTGCCATCACATCCAGCCCGCCGGGTCTGGTCATCTCCCACACCTTCTGGTATTCGTCCGGTTACCAGGTCGCCGATACGATCCACCCCGGACAGGGGCATTGGATCAAGACCTCCGGCGCCGGAAGCCTCTTCCTCGGGCCCCAGCTCGCGAAAGGATCGTTCGGGGAATCAGCCCATGCCGAACTCGAGCGTCTCAACCGGATCACGATCAACGACGCCGCGGGATCTGAACAGACGCTTTATTTCGGAAGCCGAGACGGCAGGATCGACGCGGGCAAATATGTCATGCCGCCTTCCCCTCCCGGCGGCCTCGACGCCCGGTTCGCCTCGCAATCGATGATCGCTCTCTCCAGCCCAGGGACCCGAACCTCCATCGGAGTATCCCTCGGTGGGGCAGTCTATCCCCTTAGCATTCGCTCTCACTTGCGCGAGGGGTCCGCCTCGATACTCTTCGATGGCGGCGGGCAGGCTCTTTCTGACGGGCAATCGGTGACAATCGGACATCCCACGGCGCACCTCACGCTCGAAATGCAATCGGTCCCACCCCTCGCCTTGCCGGAGAGCTTCGCACTCCTTCAGAATTATCCAAACCCTTTCAACCCTTCGACGGAGATCCGTTACCGGGTTCCGGTCGATGGTCGCGTCGTCCTCCGGGTATACGACCTCCTCGGCAGAGCAGTCGCCACACTGGTCGACGAGCGAAAGGCCCCCGGAGAATACGCCGTGCGCTGGGATGCGGGCGCGATGCCCACGGGAATCTATTATTATACCCTGAATGCAGGGGCGTTTCATCAAACCCGCTCGATGGCGTTGGTGCGCTGA
- a CDS encoding enoyl-CoA hydratase-related protein — MADYQTILYGDTDGVCTITLNRPDVYNAFNEQMKKELNEALKEAERDAAVRALVIRGSGTKAFCSGQDLKEHSGAKRSLKESLDKSYNPMIRRIRNMEKPVIGMINGVAAGAGCSLALACDMRLMSSSAKLIEVFIRIGLVPDSGSHWFLSRLVGMARAFEYAATGRDIPAEEAERVGLVNRVLPPEELEAETASLARTLAQAPTKAIGLIKRTLNKSLSGDLETILEYEALIQQIASETEDHREGLRAFLEKRPPVFRGR; from the coding sequence ATGGCTGACTACCAGACAATACTCTACGGCGACACCGACGGGGTCTGCACGATTACGCTCAACCGGCCCGACGTCTATAACGCCTTTAACGAGCAGATGAAAAAGGAGTTGAACGAAGCGCTGAAAGAGGCGGAACGGGACGCCGCCGTCCGCGCCCTGGTGATCCGGGGGAGTGGGACCAAGGCGTTCTGTTCGGGTCAGGATCTGAAGGAACATTCTGGCGCGAAGCGGTCGCTGAAGGAGTCGCTCGACAAGAGTTACAACCCGATGATCCGGAGAATCCGGAACATGGAAAAGCCGGTCATCGGCATGATTAACGGCGTCGCGGCCGGCGCGGGCTGCAGCCTGGCGCTGGCGTGCGATATGCGCCTGATGTCGAGCTCGGCGAAGCTGATCGAAGTCTTCATCCGGATCGGCCTGGTCCCCGATTCCGGTTCCCACTGGTTCCTCAGCCGGCTGGTCGGAATGGCCCGGGCATTCGAGTATGCCGCCACGGGACGCGACATCCCGGCCGAGGAGGCGGAGCGGGTCGGCCTCGTGAACCGGGTCCTTCCGCCGGAGGAACTCGAGGCGGAGACCGCATCCCTCGCCCGCACGCTCGCACAGGCGCCGACGAAGGCGATCGGATTGATCAAACGAACCCTGAACAAGAGCCTCTCCGGAGATCTCGAGACGATCCTGGAATACGAAGCGCTGATTCAGCAGATCGCATCGGAGACGGAAGACCACCGGGAGGGCCTCCGCGCGTTCCTCGAGAAGCGCCCGCCGGTGTTCCGGGGGCGCTGA
- a CDS encoding Phenylacetic acid catabolic protein, which produces MAGNPSKIPNSERSEKMMLKLSKNEPIETLDDMSDEYYDHLMNLMLQQADSELAGGFGYVPWIMKAPTTEEMLVVSNIVRDEVRHARAMYRLLEDARFGVDDWVDKMDFTFRVDDSQVLGDKRASSDKRVNIFYYPIDSWADFVMFNFLMDRGAGHQLEDVKVCSYGPWRREIDRIFKEEKTHIAHGDYWVKRLALDAGTKGEIQEALDRWWPRVMSIFGRPGSRKNKSYRELGLKKRDNHEVRGTFAQEVQENADAWGLKVPEWIPDWQKVPEDSVIPG; this is translated from the coding sequence ATGGCAGGCAATCCCTCGAAGATCCCGAACTCCGAACGCTCGGAGAAAATGATGCTGAAGCTCTCGAAGAACGAACCGATCGAGACCCTCGACGACATGAGCGACGAGTATTACGATCACCTCATGAACCTGATGCTCCAGCAAGCCGATTCGGAGCTGGCGGGCGGTTTCGGATACGTCCCCTGGATCATGAAGGCCCCGACGACCGAAGAGATGCTCGTCGTCTCGAACATCGTCCGGGACGAAGTGCGCCATGCCCGGGCGATGTACCGTCTCCTCGAAGACGCGCGCTTCGGAGTGGACGACTGGGTCGACAAAATGGACTTCACCTTTCGCGTCGACGACAGCCAGGTCCTCGGCGACAAGCGGGCATCAAGCGACAAGCGCGTCAATATCTTCTACTACCCGATCGATTCGTGGGCGGATTTCGTGATGTTCAACTTCCTGATGGACCGCGGAGCGGGCCATCAGCTCGAAGACGTCAAGGTCTGCAGCTACGGCCCGTGGCGGCGCGAGATCGACCGGATCTTCAAGGAGGAGAAAACGCACATCGCGCACGGAGACTACTGGGTGAAACGCCTTGCTCTGGATGCGGGCACGAAAGGCGAGATTCAGGAGGCGCTCGACCGCTGGTGGCCGCGGGTGATGTCGATTTTCGGCAGGCCGGGATCCCGAAAGAACAAGAGTTACAGGGAGCTCGGGCTGAAAAAACGGGACAACCACGAGGTGCGCGGGACCTTCGCCCAGGAGGTGCAGGAAAACGCGGACGCGTGGGGTTTGAAGGTGCCCGAGTGGATACCCGATTGGCAAAAGGTGCCGGAAGACTCCGTCATTCCCGGATGA
- a CDS encoding 3-hydroxyacyl-CoA dehydrogenase NAD-binding domain-containing protein encodes MATIGIVGAGTMGRGIAHVAALAGFNTLLYDVSGEILKESSRLISADLQKGVEKGKLTAELAEGAARRIILSTTLSVFSTCEAVIEAAIEDLGAKKKIFGDLAPLTGAGVLLATNTSSLSVTAIAAAIPSPERVIGLHFFNPPHLIPLVEVVPGSRTSKETVQSGLRLVERLGKRAIVAKDTPGFIVNRLARPFYGEALRILGEGIASVGEIDRIVRLSGGFRMGPFELMDLIGIDVNLAVTKSMYEQTFGEPRYRPHVIQQRMVDAGRLGRKTKGGFYD; translated from the coding sequence ATGGCGACAATCGGAATCGTCGGAGCCGGGACGATGGGCCGCGGCATCGCCCACGTCGCCGCGCTCGCCGGATTTAACACGCTGCTCTACGACGTCTCCGGGGAAATCCTCAAAGAATCCTCACGCCTGATCTCCGCGGATTTGCAGAAGGGGGTCGAAAAAGGAAAGCTGACGGCCGAGCTCGCGGAAGGCGCCGCCCGCCGCATCATCCTCTCCACCACTCTCAGCGTCTTTTCGACCTGCGAAGCCGTCATCGAGGCGGCGATCGAGGATCTCGGCGCGAAAAAGAAGATCTTCGGCGACCTGGCGCCCCTCACCGGAGCCGGCGTGTTGCTCGCCACGAACACCTCTTCCCTCTCCGTCACCGCGATCGCGGCGGCCATCCCGTCGCCGGAGCGTGTGATCGGCCTCCATTTTTTCAATCCACCGCATCTGATCCCGCTCGTGGAAGTGGTCCCCGGGAGCCGCACCTCGAAGGAGACCGTCCAGTCGGGCCTTCGGCTCGTCGAGCGTCTCGGGAAGCGCGCCATCGTCGCGAAGGACACGCCCGGGTTCATCGTGAACCGGCTCGCCCGCCCGTTCTACGGCGAGGCGCTCCGGATCCTGGGAGAAGGGATCGCTTCGGTCGGAGAAATCGACAGGATCGTCCGGCTTTCGGGCGGATTCAGGATGGGGCCGTTCGAGTTGATGGACCTGATCGGAATCGACGTGAATCTCGCCGTCACCAAATCGATGTACGAGCAGACGTTCGGCGAGCCGCGCTATCGTCCGCACGTCATCCAACAACGGATGGTCGACGCCGGACGGCTTGGCCGCAAGACGAAGGGGGGATTTTACGACTAG
- a CDS encoding 3-hydroxyacyl-CoA dehydrogenase family protein: MVYLTGETALVRELGEACVASGFRVAFQTNSGEEAIPSRAGFRKSAAIPRGVSFAAELTNTDPVLKKRNLIALDRKLDRSATLLTSSVTVAAGEQAGWIRHPERMVGIGALPTLLSNRLVELAPGLQTARAAISRAGEFFAELGKEVAVVQDRAGMVMPRILCMLVNEAAFALMEEIASPADMDLAMKLGTSYPRGPVEWAGKIGIGQVVSVLRALHSDLGEERYRIAPLLQMMSAARLKPT, encoded by the coding sequence GTGGTCTATCTGACGGGCGAGACGGCGTTGGTCCGCGAACTTGGCGAGGCGTGCGTCGCCTCCGGGTTCCGGGTCGCATTCCAGACAAACTCCGGCGAAGAGGCGATCCCGTCAAGAGCGGGATTCCGCAAATCAGCCGCCATCCCCCGGGGAGTATCGTTCGCGGCGGAGCTCACGAATACCGATCCCGTACTGAAGAAAAGAAACCTGATTGCGCTCGACCGGAAGCTCGACCGCTCGGCCACCCTGCTCACCTCTTCGGTCACCGTCGCCGCGGGAGAACAGGCGGGCTGGATCCGGCACCCGGAACGGATGGTGGGCATCGGCGCCCTCCCGACGCTCCTCTCCAACCGGCTCGTCGAACTCGCGCCGGGCCTCCAGACGGCCCGCGCGGCGATCTCGAGAGCGGGCGAGTTCTTCGCGGAACTGGGAAAGGAGGTTGCGGTCGTTCAGGACCGCGCCGGCATGGTGATGCCCCGGATTCTCTGCATGCTCGTGAACGAGGCGGCGTTCGCGCTGATGGAAGAAATCGCGTCTCCCGCCGACATGGATCTCGCCATGAAGCTCGGCACGAGTTATCCCCGCGGGCCCGTCGAATGGGCCGGGAAGATCGGAATCGGACAGGTCGTGAGCGTGCTCCGGGCCCTGCATTCAGATCTGGGCGAGGAACGCTACCGCATCGCTCCGTTGTTACAGATGATGTCCGCCGCCCGGCTCAAACCTACTTGA
- a CDS encoding DUF1573 domain-containing protein: protein MKRVIFPIFLSTLFAFSGLLAQPKISIVGGTTLDFGDAFTGQKIEKVITVKNTGTDTLRISEVRAQCGCTATMMSEHDKNLAPESVGKVSISFDTHNYGGSKVSKQVYISSNDTGSPKVTVTFSANVVNVMEMDPKILSFDNMKLDTSYTRTVTITNPSPKNRLKIISVDSKLENLKVNLMKNELMPGEKTQLQAVFHPTKTGTFQGSIELKTDFNVQPLMFLTYYAWVNKK from the coding sequence ATGAAACGCGTGATTTTCCCGATTTTTCTCTCTACACTGTTCGCCTTTTCCGGCCTTCTTGCTCAACCGAAAATCAGCATCGTGGGGGGAACCACGCTCGATTTTGGGGACGCCTTTACCGGACAAAAAATCGAGAAAGTGATCACCGTCAAGAACACGGGGACCGATACCCTGCGCATCTCCGAGGTGAGGGCCCAGTGCGGATGCACCGCCACGATGATGTCCGAGCACGACAAGAACCTGGCTCCGGAGTCCGTCGGAAAGGTGTCGATCTCGTTCGACACGCATAACTACGGCGGGAGCAAGGTCTCGAAACAGGTCTACATCTCGTCCAACGACACGGGATCCCCGAAGGTCACCGTCACCTTCAGCGCAAACGTCGTGAACGTCATGGAGATGGACCCGAAGATCCTTTCGTTCGACAACATGAAGCTCGATACGTCGTACACCAGAACGGTCACGATCACAAACCCCTCCCCGAAGAACCGGCTCAAAATCATCTCCGTGGATTCGAAACTCGAGAATCTCAAGGTGAACCTCATGAAAAACGAGCTCATGCCGGGCGAAAAGACGCAGCTCCAGGCCGTCTTCCATCCGACGAAGACGGGGACGTTCCAGGGTTCGATCGAGCTCAAGACCGATTTTAACGTTCAGCCCCTGATGTTCCTCACCTATTACGCGTGGGTCAATAAGAAGTAA
- a CDS encoding DUF1573 domain-containing protein, translating into MMGRLKSPVLPWLLLCLGPAITLSQPRLDLVGGTTFDFGDVYAGTTVHRDLTLKNSGTDTMVISDVSTSCGCTGTLMSSDHVPPNGNGTLSISFNSAKYAGKVSKVVTLNTNDTSHGHVRITFTANVIKSLSLDPEYLVFHTSVDSSVTQDLSIVNSGASRVRILSATSSSDRLTLKLTSDRIDPGDGSVLKCTLAPSDQGVLNGTITIKTDREKIPVITVRFFALVGAKGTHPRVPNEN; encoded by the coding sequence ATGATGGGAAGACTCAAGAGTCCCGTTCTCCCCTGGCTCCTCCTCTGCCTTGGTCCCGCGATTACACTGAGTCAACCCAGGCTCGATCTCGTCGGGGGGACGACATTTGATTTCGGCGACGTCTACGCGGGGACGACGGTCCACCGCGACCTCACCCTGAAAAACTCCGGCACCGACACGATGGTCATTTCCGACGTCAGCACCTCGTGCGGTTGCACCGGGACGCTCATGTCGAGCGATCACGTCCCGCCGAACGGAAACGGCACGCTCTCCATCAGCTTTAACTCCGCGAAATACGCCGGGAAGGTGTCGAAGGTCGTCACACTCAACACCAACGACACGTCCCACGGGCACGTCCGGATCACCTTCACCGCGAATGTCATCAAGTCCCTCTCGCTCGATCCGGAGTACCTCGTGTTTCACACGAGCGTCGATTCCTCCGTCACCCAGGATCTCTCCATCGTGAATTCGGGCGCTTCCCGGGTGAGGATACTCTCCGCGACCTCCTCCTCCGACCGGCTCACCCTCAAATTGACGTCGGACAGAATCGATCCGGGCGACGGCTCGGTCCTCAAGTGCACGCTCGCCCCCTCGGATCAGGGAGTCCTCAACGGCACGATCACGATCAAGACGGACCGCGAGAAAATCCCCGTCATCACCGTCCGTTTCTTCGCTCTCGTGGGCGCAAAGGGGACTCACCCCCGCGTCCCGAACGAAAACTAA
- a CDS encoding thiolase family protein, which translates to MAREEALLVDAVRTPIGRYGGALRDVRPDDLGALVLRALADRMRLEPALVQDVLWGCANQAGEDNRNVARMSALLAGFPSSVPGTTVNRLCGSSLDAVIHATRAIWSGDAEMLVAGGVESMSRAPYSLPKNQSGSFGNTTAYDTALGWRYPNPRLAALFPLESMGETAENVAEKYAIPRQEQDAFALESHRKALRAQKEGTFKDELIPVDIPSKSGPKTVREDEGPRPDTSLEKLAALVPAFRKNGTVTAGNSSSLNDGAAALLVASAAIAKKMGWKPLARVVSTGVAGVDPRFMGMGPVPAVEAALGKAGLTISQIDLIELNEAFASQSIAVARELHIDPEKLNVNGGAIALGHPLGCSGARILTTLLHEMKRRKARYGIATMCIGVGQGIAVVVEGTS; encoded by the coding sequence ATGGCCCGCGAAGAAGCGCTCCTCGTTGACGCTGTCCGTACGCCCATCGGCAGGTACGGCGGTGCCTTGCGCGATGTGAGGCCCGACGACCTCGGCGCTCTCGTCCTCCGGGCGTTGGCGGACCGCATGCGCCTTGAACCTGCCCTCGTGCAGGACGTCCTCTGGGGTTGCGCCAACCAGGCGGGCGAAGACAACCGGAATGTCGCCCGGATGAGCGCCCTCCTCGCAGGCTTCCCCTCTTCTGTCCCGGGCACCACCGTCAACCGCCTCTGCGGATCGAGTCTTGACGCCGTCATCCACGCAACGCGCGCCATCTGGTCCGGAGACGCGGAGATGCTCGTCGCCGGCGGTGTGGAGAGCATGAGCCGCGCCCCCTACTCCCTGCCGAAAAATCAATCGGGCAGTTTCGGCAACACGACCGCTTACGATACGGCGCTCGGATGGCGTTATCCCAATCCCCGGTTGGCCGCCCTCTTTCCCCTCGAGTCGATGGGCGAAACCGCGGAGAATGTCGCGGAGAAATATGCGATCCCGAGGCAGGAGCAGGATGCGTTCGCCCTCGAAAGCCATCGCAAGGCTCTGCGCGCGCAGAAGGAGGGAACGTTCAAGGATGAGTTGATCCCGGTCGATATTCCTTCGAAGAGCGGTCCAAAGACTGTCCGCGAAGACGAGGGCCCCCGGCCCGACACGTCGCTCGAGAAACTCGCCGCGCTGGTGCCGGCGTTCCGGAAAAACGGAACGGTGACGGCGGGAAATTCTTCCTCCCTGAACGACGGAGCCGCAGCCCTCCTCGTCGCCTCAGCAGCTATCGCTAAGAAGATGGGATGGAAACCTCTGGCACGCGTCGTTTCAACCGGCGTCGCCGGAGTCGATCCCCGCTTCATGGGGATGGGCCCCGTGCCCGCGGTCGAAGCCGCGCTCGGGAAAGCGGGGCTCACGATAAGCCAGATCGACCTGATAGAACTCAACGAAGCGTTCGCGTCGCAATCGATCGCAGTCGCCCGTGAACTTCATATCGATCCCGAAAAGCTGAACGTCAACGGGGGAGCGATCGCCCTGGGGCACCCGCTCGGATGCAGCGGCGCGAGGATCCTGACCACGCTACTGCACGAGATGAAGAGACGGAAGGCCCGCTACGGCATCGCCACGATGTGCATCGGCGTGGGCCAGGGTATAGCGGTCGTCGTGGAAGGAACCTCTTAA